The genomic window TCAATTCCCGCTTTACTTATAGTCCACACATCTACATTTTGTTCATGAATTAGGGAGAATCTGTCACCAGTGGGTGAAAACTTAATTTCAGTAGGCAAAGTTACACCCTTGCTGGAAAGATTTATAGTGAAAGCAGGACGACCCTTTACTAAGTTCCAAGTTCTTAGTGTCTTGTCACCTCCTATACTAAGAGCTAGTTTGTCAGATGGGTGTACTGCTAAATCAGTAACAGGAAATCCTGAAAGAAAAGCATATGGTCACTGATGGTTCATAATAACATGAGCTATTAATATTAACAAACTTATAATGTGCTATGTTGATTGAAAATGATAAATAGGTATACTTGAAAGAATGAAGGTGATGCCATAATACTTATAAGCACTCTCAATGCTGTTGGTATGATACCTCGCAACTCTTAAACCAGGTCTCTAATAGTGGGGCTTGCATACCCCAGGTTTTGTAAAGGGGTTGTGATAATATAGTATGAGACCAGATAACtggtgcatttaaaaaataGCTTGAGAAAGAGATTAATGTTGTATAGAGAATTTAATAGGTTCTAAGTTTAAGAAGTCCTGTCTTAAGTGGTTAAGGAACTAAGCCAAGGCATTCAAATGGTATAATGTTGACACCATTAATATGCTTAGCCTAAAAAACAAACGGGCAGTATTAATTTACCTTGGTGAGCTTTCTTCCATATTTTCTCAATTTGCCAATTGCCAGTTCTCGTCACAATAATTGATCCATCGTCGCTCCCAGTAAGGAGGTGTGTCCCATTGTGTGTGAAAGCAGCAGTATTTACAGTACCATCGTGATTCATGAGGACAGTGTGCTCTTTTCGGGACTTCATATCAATGACCACTACTTTGTCATCAGTGCCACCAGAAGCTAAAAATTTGCCAGCTATGGACACACATCGCACTGAAGCAGTATGTGAATGTGTCGCGAAGGTTTGTTTAATTTTGCTTCTCTGCAAGAAATTGTATTATTCTATTATATGCTTTGAAAAACCAGAAAATATTGACATGACATTGCTGATGCTCCAACTAGCTTACTTACCTCATCTTCATAACTAAGTGAATATCCTAGCAAAAAACCTTCATAGGTGCCGACTACTATTTCGTCCATTATAAAATACAAGACAgtatattttataagaaaaagaACATCGCAACTAATCGCAAATCGCAACCTCAACAGTGCACGTttcttttgacattgacagactGACAGGACGATGACGAAAAGTGTCAAAGCTTCATTTGACGTTTTCGTTCAGAagtaaatatgaaacaaagacTAACCCAtataacatatattatactactctttgcatAACCCAAGAGCTagacagttttttatttatagttttagttgtagttttatgtaatttttaagtttagtttatatagttggtcaagtaaatcttgtcagtagaaaaaggcgcgaaattcaaattttctatgggacgatatccttttgcgcctatattttttttctactgacaagagtgacaagatttgcttggccaactataatttttactttaaggatttatttattttttggtatttttttgtattaattaaattaaatttctaattaggtataagtatgtatgtgggcaaaataaataatagtcgacccatatatattatactactctttggacTAACCTGACGATAATACATTTCTAAAATCTTGCAAATTTaaagtataatatatttatttcaataagtgATTAAGTgtatataaaaagtaatttaaatcaTGGAATAAAATACTATagttggtaaaaaaaaactatattcatccttttctaTTGGGTGCTagtcaaagagtagtataatatatagtgctAGTACTAAtctaagatagtatgattctctctgtctatggttgaaatgagacagtcctttgacaaactatatttgttatttttttaatttgtatataccattgttatttatattgttcggaacatagacctagcattacatagaccagctatacgcgtgcgcccgtaagggatagacatagatgacgtcataaacgtggggataccatattggtaaaaattaccccaatatttgatattacgttggggcgattaccctggaggcaaagttagctagtttgacggtattaaattttttttaaataaaatgtcaatgggccgttctttttaggcgtataaacaatgaaatacctcctataattcgcgcaggtagtacaaaactaaacatgtttagtaaataaaacgtaaaataaaatgtattatgggttttaatttaaagaaatcacaaatcacaatcacaccaattaatgtacaccacatttaatcttcacaacatttgtttatttattttttggaattagaagtacgacaaaacttcgaggtcaaaattacccataaaattatgatattttcatttggtatccctaacatgattgttatgcagctaaattaagaggAAGTTTAAGAATGgttgacctcagactcctacctacctacgtaatttgggcggataattttacaaataatgttttgttaatttgcgtaaataattgtgatatttttattgaaatcgtttgattctacattgctttgagtgtaacgtaattttacgatgttattctcacatattgcgttaagaggaaggtgtaaaataccgtacttacgtgtgaaaggttatgatctcatatttttgctcagagcggctattacagccgattacagaacaattcaccagtattttatcaaatagacctgtaccgctggctatattttgacccctaggttataaaaatattaaagtcaattctgttttcgcttatgaatactttgttaagatgtaaatcttacattttgttttgtgtcatatatataatttgcttttctagtaatttgttattttgtggtaattattttttattttgaattatcttggagaaaaaaatattcgagagaaaacatgtaactgtgttgcatttaggatagtgtttttagtgtgaaaacatagtttgtgtcaattacgtccactgcaatctgatactatgtcataatattctaaatgacacaaaaaaaaattagagttaaaaaaaattacttaggtcgaatttaatcgtttaaataggtccattacatgattttgtgtcttattaaggcatagcttcataagatatttgatgattttgttgtaacaggctgtcaccgttacaaaagaatattaaagatattagagtttacatcttattaatttgaaatgcgggataaataagatgtatgaatttgtgtcacttgcatccactgcataaacaaatattacaaaaatattatttgcgttcaaacgaagctagcgggcggtctgaatgggcaacggaggccgtgcagggtggggccgcagcgtgaccttgccgtacgcaacgcatgtttacttcgcctgtgcgccaaattaacgcaacttattcaaagaagttacgcaaacaacacaacaacaagcaagcaaagaatgcgtcgaattatcttttacctatttaaaactcatagatattgtacaatgtcaccattatgcaaaagaactgtaagtacatgtttgatttgcgagcgagctggcaacattgcgcagggaaatcttaaaaatatcgcgtttacgtgaacgccacatacatttgtgacagtgatagggaaaaggtaccaccatagagtaacttataatagagcggtactgtcatagtaaattttgtaaccccagtaaattcactgccatctgtcgacacactttaaaactaaaaataaatatttataaaaatacgataaaatgtatggataaatgatttttttatttgcaataattatttttatatgattttgacccatgttcttccactggtatgcgttaaaattataaataacaaacgaaacagtcaacgccctctatacgagtgtaggccaaaactagtggcaccatctgatcgagaatcaaattttcgtgattttcgaggcacgttttttccttagactgtatccatctattacggagttatatctatctttggtaccactaaagtaaaatttggttattaataccgtaactttctttcattctttgataaaaaaaaatgctatttatgcaacaagtgcggaatcatctttacgcacgtgtatcatacaatgttttactatgcattgtgcgagtaaataaaaaaacatgtcatggcaaataagtttaattattaaaaggagtgttttaaatcgacacgagttgcgaattacctattcgcacgtgtatcgtacgttttacagtacatatggccctttaaactttcgacatatgcacggtaagtgctcttttccgcactagtgcgagaaagtagcaccatatgtactgtaaaaaaaaattgaaaacataaagcactagtgcggaaaagcagtactttccgcacgatatggctccgtaggaaacgcacttttcgagcacatgcattgtaaaaaaatatataggactgtatctcctaaaccatgcgtcgtagcgcaaaaataataaaattttcgttcccctttatgtaacccaaaagtaatacatgaaaaatacaatgaaaaaaaaaagaaacaaaatctttatagggctgtattagctgtatctcctatatcgtgcatcgtagcgcaaaaataatcaaattttcgctcccctttaagaa from Cydia strobilella chromosome 11, ilCydStro3.1, whole genome shotgun sequence includes these protein-coding regions:
- the LOC134745453 gene encoding p21-activated protein kinase-interacting protein 1-like produces the protein MDEIVVGTYEGFLLGYSLSYEDERSKIKQTFATHSHTASVRCVSIAGKFLASGGTDDKVVVIDMKSRKEHTVLMNHDGTVNTAAFTHNGTHLLTGSDDGSIIVTRTGNWQIEKIWKKAHQGFPVTDLAVHPSDKLALSIGGDKTLRTWNLVKGRPAFTINLSSKGVTLPTEIKFSPTGDRFSLIHEQNVDVWTISKAGIEKQIKCTTKPTSVQWVSDERMYVGLDNGNIISFTVSDTQAQTYKAHKQRVKCLHYNNDVLYSLSSSGEIKVWSENDSKLSELSSHNAACRVTCVTLNRQSQLIKKEEKLDEHVEAEESIERTEEKDESDVSDEDGPKAPSPPSKRKPGAFVTISYGNDEDKKDGGAPPKKKFKKKKRNKNKNKKNKVVE